A window of Xyrauchen texanus isolate HMW12.3.18 chromosome 10, RBS_HiC_50CHRs, whole genome shotgun sequence contains these coding sequences:
- the LOC127650956 gene encoding uncharacterized protein LOC127650956 isoform X1 encodes MSIFGVAMISTLLCSVWSSTIKAKDEHRTAFFGEDVHIPVPALDTTEVVFKPRVEPLSERVVLQNGVIQYQRAKLNAHVSHLILEDVGEEDEGTYVLRNSLAPADVRRIILIVRDCALETVVKYGDTYHIPINPMIGPYTLEFRSGAQTHVNQTTEEPPVLIFNRTAFPTEEYKNRLTIAEKRVNLNLVTGADEGSYTVVDSDGKVRMRACLNVKDHQIFEHLSYGGILKIKLHVDHTKVKMVYIPDTDHKERLILDQGELVVPLDPALEGRVSVEGSLFYLKKVKASDMGVFRVMDYSGFRIADVYLHVEPYKLPQLYVAIISLLSLVAFLLLVCLLSCLIKVHRRAERARKITLIAQQAGKGDGETFRQVVHEAYTRFAEETTVQSTWENNTESTDVEVKGLEVSKPGQYQALPSDQNFLEMNDSGVEFNSSTLPLDSDTDIPDNFTSHKLLLEPDTLVGVPPDLSEGDHSDTRTPDSVLSASPAVRPKSGAEIDGNLIGATTPEEMANVKELD; translated from the exons ATGAGCATCTTTGGTGTGGCGATGATTAGCACCCTCCTGTGCTCTG TTTGGTCATCAACCATTAAAG CAAAAGATGAACACCGTACTGCTTTCTTTGGGGAGGATGTTCATATTCCTGTGCCAGCTTTAGACACAACAGAGGTGGTGTTTAAGCCAAGGGTGGAGCCGCTGTCTGAGCGGGTTGTCCTGCAGAATGGGGTCATTCAGTACCAGAGAGCTAAACTGAATGCTCACGTCAGCCACTTGATTCTGGAAGATGTGGGCGAGGAAGATGAGGGCACATATGTGCTGAGAAATTCTTTGGCTCCGGCTGATGTCAGAAGGATCATTCTCATTGTTAGAG ACTGTGCACTAGAGACCGTGGTGAAGTATGGAGACACATATCACATCCCGATCAACCCTATGATTGGTCCATACACCCTTGAGTTCAGGTCTGGAGCTCAGACTCATGTTAACCAGACCACAGAAGAACCACCTGTGCTGATTTTCAACCGGACCGCTTTCCCTACAGAAGAGTACAAGAATCGTCTCACAATCGCTGAGAAAAGGGTTAACCTCAATTTGGTCACAGGAGCAGATGAAGGCAGCTACACCGTCGTGGACAGTGATGGAAAAGTCCGAATGAGGGCCTGCCTCAATGTGAAAG ATCACCAGATCTTTGAGCACTTGAGTTATGGAGGAATCTTGAAGATCAAGCTCCATGTGGACCACACCAAAGTCAAGATGGTTTACATCCCAGACACTGACCACAAGGAGCGACTCATCCTGGACCAGGGAGAGTTGGTGGTGCCTCTGGACCCTGCCTTGGAGGGTCGAGTGTCTGTGGAAGGATCGTTGTTCTACCTGAAGAAAGTCAAAGCCAGTGACATGGGTGTCTTCAGAGTGATGGACTACTCAGGTTTCCGGATAGCTGATGTCTACCTTCATGTTGAGC CCTATAAGTTGCCACAGCTCTACGTAGCTATCATCTCCCTGCTGTCTCTGGTTGCGTTCCTGCTGTTGGTGTGTCTACTGTCCTGTCTGATCAAGGTTCACCGTCGGGCAGAGAGAGCACGTAAAATCACTCTAATCGCTCAGCAGGCTGGCAAGGGTGATGGAGAGACGTTCAGACAG GTGGTTCATGAAGCTTACACTAGATTTGCAGAGGAAACCACTGTGCAGTCCACATGGGAGAACAACACTGAGAGCACAGATGTTGAGGTCAAA GGACTTGAGGTATCAAAACCAGGTCAGTACCAGGCTCTCCCTTCTGACCAAAACTTCTTGGAGATGAATGACTCAGGTGTGGAATTCAACTCCTCCACTCTCCCTCTGGACAGTGACACAGACATACCCGACAACTTCACCTCTCACAAGCTCCTTCTTGAGCCTGACACTCTCGTCGGTGTCCCCCCAGACCTTTCCGAAGGTGACCACAGCGACACTCGCACCCCTGATTCTGTTCTGAGTGCCAGCCCGGCGGTCCGGCCCAAATCTGGGGCTGAAATAGATGGCAACTTAATTGGAGCCACCACACCTGAGGAAATGGCCAACGTGAAAGAGCTAGACTAG
- the LOC127650956 gene encoding uncharacterized protein LOC127650956 isoform X2 translates to MSIFGVAMISTLLCSVWSSTIKAKDEHRTAFFGEDVHIPVPALDTTEVVFKPRVEPLSERVVLQNGVIQYQRAKLNAHVSHLILEDVGEEDEGTYVLRNSLAPADVRRIILIVRDCALETVVKYGDTYHIPINPMIGPYTLEFRSGAQTHVNQTTEEPPVLIFNRTAFPTEEYKNRLTIAEKRVNLNLVTGADEGSYTVVDSDGKVRMRACLNVKDHQIFEHLSYGGILKIKLHVDHTKVKMVYIPDTDHKERLILDQGELVVPLDPALEGRVSVEGSLFYLKKVKASDMGVFRVMDYSGFRIADVYLHVEPYKLPQLYVAIISLLSLVAFLLLVCLLSCLIKVHRRAERARKITLIAQQAGKGDGETFRQVVHEAYTRFAEETTVQSTWENNTESTDVEGLEVSKPGQYQALPSDQNFLEMNDSGVEFNSSTLPLDSDTDIPDNFTSHKLLLEPDTLVGVPPDLSEGDHSDTRTPDSVLSASPAVRPKSGAEIDGNLIGATTPEEMANVKELD, encoded by the exons ATGAGCATCTTTGGTGTGGCGATGATTAGCACCCTCCTGTGCTCTG TTTGGTCATCAACCATTAAAG CAAAAGATGAACACCGTACTGCTTTCTTTGGGGAGGATGTTCATATTCCTGTGCCAGCTTTAGACACAACAGAGGTGGTGTTTAAGCCAAGGGTGGAGCCGCTGTCTGAGCGGGTTGTCCTGCAGAATGGGGTCATTCAGTACCAGAGAGCTAAACTGAATGCTCACGTCAGCCACTTGATTCTGGAAGATGTGGGCGAGGAAGATGAGGGCACATATGTGCTGAGAAATTCTTTGGCTCCGGCTGATGTCAGAAGGATCATTCTCATTGTTAGAG ACTGTGCACTAGAGACCGTGGTGAAGTATGGAGACACATATCACATCCCGATCAACCCTATGATTGGTCCATACACCCTTGAGTTCAGGTCTGGAGCTCAGACTCATGTTAACCAGACCACAGAAGAACCACCTGTGCTGATTTTCAACCGGACCGCTTTCCCTACAGAAGAGTACAAGAATCGTCTCACAATCGCTGAGAAAAGGGTTAACCTCAATTTGGTCACAGGAGCAGATGAAGGCAGCTACACCGTCGTGGACAGTGATGGAAAAGTCCGAATGAGGGCCTGCCTCAATGTGAAAG ATCACCAGATCTTTGAGCACTTGAGTTATGGAGGAATCTTGAAGATCAAGCTCCATGTGGACCACACCAAAGTCAAGATGGTTTACATCCCAGACACTGACCACAAGGAGCGACTCATCCTGGACCAGGGAGAGTTGGTGGTGCCTCTGGACCCTGCCTTGGAGGGTCGAGTGTCTGTGGAAGGATCGTTGTTCTACCTGAAGAAAGTCAAAGCCAGTGACATGGGTGTCTTCAGAGTGATGGACTACTCAGGTTTCCGGATAGCTGATGTCTACCTTCATGTTGAGC CCTATAAGTTGCCACAGCTCTACGTAGCTATCATCTCCCTGCTGTCTCTGGTTGCGTTCCTGCTGTTGGTGTGTCTACTGTCCTGTCTGATCAAGGTTCACCGTCGGGCAGAGAGAGCACGTAAAATCACTCTAATCGCTCAGCAGGCTGGCAAGGGTGATGGAGAGACGTTCAGACAG GTGGTTCATGAAGCTTACACTAGATTTGCAGAGGAAACCACTGTGCAGTCCACATGGGAGAACAACACTGAGAGCACAGATGTTGAG GGACTTGAGGTATCAAAACCAGGTCAGTACCAGGCTCTCCCTTCTGACCAAAACTTCTTGGAGATGAATGACTCAGGTGTGGAATTCAACTCCTCCACTCTCCCTCTGGACAGTGACACAGACATACCCGACAACTTCACCTCTCACAAGCTCCTTCTTGAGCCTGACACTCTCGTCGGTGTCCCCCCAGACCTTTCCGAAGGTGACCACAGCGACACTCGCACCCCTGATTCTGTTCTGAGTGCCAGCCCGGCGGTCCGGCCCAAATCTGGGGCTGAAATAGATGGCAACTTAATTGGAGCCACCACACCTGAGGAAATGGCCAACGTGAAAGAGCTAGACTAG